In the genome of Curtobacterium sp. MCLR17_036, the window ACACGGCTGCGCCCCCGCGCGACGATCGTCTCCTCGACGCTCGTCGCCGCCGGGGCGATCGGCCTCGCCGCCCTGACGGCCTCCCCGGCCCTGGCAGCGCCCACCGCGTCGACGGCCACCATCGACGCGCCCGCCTCGGCGACCGTCGGCACCGCGTTCGACGTCGACGTGACGATCCCGGCGACCGAGGACGTCTACGCCTACGAGATCACCCTCGACGCCGACGCCGACCTCGTGCGCTACCAGGACGACAGCGTGACCGGTCCGGACGGCGGGTTCGACAGCGTCGAGCAGGACGGCGACACCCTGACGATCCTGCACACCCGTCTCGGCACGTCACCCGCGCTCGAGGGCGACCTCGCAGCGTCCGTCACGCTCGAGCCGACCGCCGCCGGTACCGCGGACCTGTCGGTCACCCGCATCACCCTCGTCGACCCGGACGGCGCGACGACGACGCTCACCGACCCGGCGAGCACCACGGTGACGATCGCGGCCGCGCCCACCGCCGGGCCGTCGCCGACCACCGCCCCGACCTCCGCACCGACCGGCACCGCGACGCCGACGCCGAGCGCCAGCGCGCAGCCCGGCGACGGGAACGACCCGAGCGACCCCACCGACCCCAGCGACCCCACCGACCCGACGAGCGGTGCCACCGCCGTCCCCGCGGGCGGAGCGGACGAGCGTCCGACCGGCGGCGAACTCGCGTGGACGGGTGCCGACGTCGCCCCGTGGATCGCGGCGTCCCTCGCCCTTCTCGCCGCGGGCGGCACCCTGACCACCCTGCGGGCCCGTCGTGCCCGCCGCGAGCGCACCGGAGCAGCCGAATGACCGCCAGCACGCAGGCCCGCCGCAGGCGACGTTCCGCCGTCGCCGGCGCCTCGCTCATCGCCCTCGTCGGGGCCGCCCTCGCGGCGACCCCCGCGATCACGGCCGCCGCCGCACCCGCAGCCGTCGACGCCAGCCCCGCCGCCATGCTCGCGCCGTACTACACAGACCTCGACCTGACCGGCGACGACCAGGTGACGAAGGCCGACCTCGCCGTGCTCACCGACCACCTCGGCGCGACGAGCACGAGCCCCGACTGGGCGACGGTCAGCGCCGCGGACACCGACGCGGACGGCACGATCACGGTCGCCGACCTCGCCGCCCTGTCCCAGCGGATGATCTACGACGACGGCCCCTTCCAGCTCGTCGAGGCGTCGACCGTCGACATGCAGGCCGCGATGAACGCCGGCGTCACGACCTCGGTCGCGATCACGCAGGACTACCTCGACCGCATCGCCGCGTACGACCGCACGAAGGTCGACACCGCGTCGACCGGCCGTGCGCTCAACTCGATCATCACCACGAACGCCGACGCCCTGACCGCTGCGAAGGCCGCGGACGCGGAGCGCGCCGAGCACGGCATGACGAGCATGCTGCTCGGCGTGCCGATCGCGGTGAAGGACAACTACGACACCAAGGACATGCCGACCACCGGTGGCTGCGGCTGCTGGGACGACAACCAGACCGACACCGACGCCGCCATGGTCACCAGTCTGCGCGACGCGGGCGCCGTGATCCTGGCGAAGGCCAGCCTCGACGAGTTCGCCTACGGGTTCGTCTCGGAGTTCTCGTCGAACCAGCCCGCCGGCTCGTCGCTCCTGGTCGCCAGCCCGTACGACACGGCGCAGACGGCCGGTGGGTCGAGCGGCGGCACCGGTGCGGCGATCTCCGCGAACCTCGCGGGCATCGGCTTCGGCACCGACACGGGCGGTTCGATCCGCGTGCCGTCGACGTACAACCAGCTCGTCGGCATCCGGCCCACGGTCGGCCTGACCAGCCGTGACGGGATCATCCCGCTCGCGCTGTCGCAGGACACCGGCGGCCCGATCACGCGCTCGGTGACCGACGCGGCGGTCGCGCTCGACGCCGTGACCGGCGTGGACGCGGCGGACCCGGCGACGGCTGCGCAGGCCGGCAAGGTCCCGACGTCGTACACGTCGTCGCTCGACGCCGACTCCCTGCAGGGCGCCCGCATCGGCTACGTGACGAGCATGGTCGGCACGAACGCCACGACGAAGCGCCTGTTCGACGCCTCCGTCGCGAAGCTGCAGGCCGCCGGTGCCACCGTCGTCCCGATCACCGCGACGACGGCCTTCAACCGGGTCCTGTCCGAGGGCAGCGGCAGCACGAACGAGTTCAAGCACGACCTGGACGAGTACGTCGCGAAGCACCTCGACCCCGACGTCACCGCGCGTTCCCTGCAGGGGATCCTGGCCTCGGGTGAGTACGTGCCGAGCCGCAAGGGCACCTACCAGTCGCGTGACCTGATCACCGACGCGCAGTACCAGGCGTGGGCCGGACCGACGGGGTCGCACACGACGCAGCTCGCCACCGGCAAGCAGCTCGTGACGCAGATGCTCGACGACCAGGACCTCGACGCGCTCGTCTACCCGTCGGGCACGCCGTACGGCACGCAGTCGACGAACATGCGCCTCAGCCCGAACACCGGCATGCCGGCGATCACCGTCCCGATGGGGCAGGCGATCGCAGCCGACGACACCATCACCGGTGCCGGTGTGAACCTGGAGTTCCTCGGCCGCTCGTTCGACGAGAGCACGGTCATCGGCCTCGGGTACGCCTTCGAGCAGGAGACACACGCACGCACCACGCCCGCGCTGTACCCGGCGCTCGGCTGAGCTGAGCGGGTCGCGATCGCGACCACAGGACGGACGGGAGGCCCGGTGCCAGCTGGCACCGGGCCTCCCGTCCGTCTGCTCCGTCAGTTCAGGGTCGGGGTGTCCTCCGGCACGACGCCGTCGGCGTACAGGTCGGTCGCCAGGTCGCGCAGCGCACGCAGCGCGACGCGCTGCGTGAGCGGACCGTAGGAGATGCGGGCGACGCCGAGGGCCTCGTACTCGGCGGCGGGCAGGGC includes:
- a CDS encoding cohesin domain-containing protein → MQHRTRLRPRATIVSSTLVAAGAIGLAALTASPALAAPTASTATIDAPASATVGTAFDVDVTIPATEDVYAYEITLDADADLVRYQDDSVTGPDGGFDSVEQDGDTLTILHTRLGTSPALEGDLAASVTLEPTAAGTADLSVTRITLVDPDGATTTLTDPASTTVTIAAAPTAGPSPTTAPTSAPTGTATPTPSASAQPGDGNDPSDPTDPSDPTDPTSGATAVPAGGADERPTGGELAWTGADVAPWIAASLALLAAGGTLTTLRARRARRERTGAAE
- a CDS encoding amidase family protein — translated: MTASTQARRRRRSAVAGASLIALVGAALAATPAITAAAAPAAVDASPAAMLAPYYTDLDLTGDDQVTKADLAVLTDHLGATSTSPDWATVSAADTDADGTITVADLAALSQRMIYDDGPFQLVEASTVDMQAAMNAGVTTSVAITQDYLDRIAAYDRTKVDTASTGRALNSIITTNADALTAAKAADAERAEHGMTSMLLGVPIAVKDNYDTKDMPTTGGCGCWDDNQTDTDAAMVTSLRDAGAVILAKASLDEFAYGFVSEFSSNQPAGSSLLVASPYDTAQTAGGSSGGTGAAISANLAGIGFGTDTGGSIRVPSTYNQLVGIRPTVGLTSRDGIIPLALSQDTGGPITRSVTDAAVALDAVTGVDAADPATAAQAGKVPTSYTSSLDADSLQGARIGYVTSMVGTNATTKRLFDASVAKLQAAGATVVPITATTAFNRVLSEGSGSTNEFKHDLDEYVAKHLDPDVTARSLQGILASGEYVPSRKGTYQSRDLITDAQYQAWAGPTGSHTTQLATGKQLVTQMLDDQDLDALVYPSGTPYGTQSTNMRLSPNTGMPAITVPMGQAIAADDTITGAGVNLEFLGRSFDESTVIGLGYAFEQETHARTTPALYPALG